In the Geothermobacter ehrlichii genome, one interval contains:
- a CDS encoding N-formylglutamate amidohydrolase has product MSEAKQTDRLLQQIRQGQTFSDTDYRGIARIRVRRDLPLVCVALHDGSAFPSDLEPLCRLSPAERLFEEDPHTAGLLEGMPVLLAGRESRYFYDLNRSPAKAVDPVAFGRKIWRQGAHPDPARAQARHRAFYRLAEVLIDRLVRRHGHCLVIDLHAYNASKIDRPTPLFNLGTAAIDERRHRPLLDFLLRRLQQIDLPGTTTRVAENDVFQGRGHFVNWLGRRFPDVLPLCLEVKKIYCDEHSGVLNRNVYDALAVQLPAALHDLYRRYRQQHRKRPGDNGP; this is encoded by the coding sequence CAGATCCGGCAGGGACAGACCTTTTCCGACACTGACTACCGCGGCATCGCCCGAATCAGGGTCCGCCGCGACTTGCCGCTGGTCTGCGTCGCCCTGCACGACGGAAGCGCCTTCCCTTCCGATCTCGAACCGCTCTGCCGCCTGTCGCCGGCCGAACGCCTGTTCGAGGAAGACCCCCACACCGCCGGCCTGCTCGAAGGCATGCCCGTGCTTCTGGCCGGTCGGGAATCCCGCTATTTCTACGACCTGAACCGCTCGCCGGCAAAGGCCGTCGATCCCGTCGCCTTCGGCCGGAAAATCTGGCGCCAGGGAGCGCATCCCGATCCGGCGCGCGCCCAGGCCAGGCACCGCGCCTTCTACCGCCTGGCCGAAGTCCTGATCGACCGTCTGGTTCGGCGGCACGGACACTGCCTGGTCATCGACCTGCATGCCTACAACGCCTCGAAAATCGACCGCCCGACCCCGCTGTTCAATCTCGGCACGGCAGCCATCGACGAACGGCGCCACCGTCCCCTGCTCGACTTCCTTCTCCGCCGCCTGCAACAGATCGACCTGCCCGGTACAACAACCCGGGTGGCGGAAAACGATGTCTTTCAGGGGCGCGGCCATTTTGTCAACTGGCTCGGCCGTCGTTTTCCCGACGTTCTGCCCCTCTGTCTCGAAGTGAAGAAAATCTACTGCGATGAACACAGCGGCGTACTGAACCGAAACGTTTACGATGCCCTGGCCGTTCAGCTGCCGGCAGCCCTGCACGACCTCTATCGCCGCTACCGGCAACAGCACCGGAAGCGGCCGGGAGACAACGGGCCATGA